In Anopheles gambiae chromosome 2, idAnoGambNW_F1_1, whole genome shotgun sequence, a single window of DNA contains:
- the LOC11175644 gene encoding cytochrome c oxidase assembly factor 6 homolog, which produces MSFPDKDARAKCWTARDEYWACLDKHAPDYQCTSQAPEPKECIQLRKLYQQGCPAQWVKHFDRKRTYDQFKQKMAKGYEPLNETK; this is translated from the coding sequence ATGTCCTTCCCCGATAAAGACGCCCGCGCCAAGTGTTGGACGGCACGAGACGAATACTGGGCCTGCCTGGACAAGCACGCACCCGATTATCAGTGTACATCGCAAGCACCGGAACCGAAGGAATGTATACAGCTGCGAAAGCTGTACCAGCAAGGCTGTCCTGCCCAGTGGGTGAAGCATTTCGATCGCAAACGGACCTACGATCAGTTTAAGCAGAAAATGGCCAAAGGCTACGAACCGCTCAACGAAACAAAATAG